The genomic window GCAGCCGGGCCCGCAGGCGCACGACCCCGCCGTGGTGGATGCTCAGCTCGCCCCCGGCGAGGGCGGCGCGCTCGCGCATCCCGTCGATGCCGTGACCCGCGCCGACGCCGCTCGGTGCGGGGGAGTCGGAGCGCGCAGGGTTCGTGACCACGAGGTCGACGGCGCTCTGCCCCCACTCCAGCTCTAACGTCGCCGTGCCGTCGCCGTGGCGCAGGGCGTTCGTGAGGGCCTCCTGGGTGATGCGGTACAGCGCGAGCTGGCGGGCCTCGGTGAGACGGCCGCGGTCGCCGAACTGCCGGGTCTCGAGCACCAGACCCGAGTCGCGCATCGCGGCGAGCAGGCCGTCGAGGTCGGCGAGCCCCGGCTGCGGACCGGATTCCTGGGTGTGCCGCAGCTCGGTGAGCAGCACGCGCACGTCGGCGAGCGCGTCGCGGGCCGAGCGCGCGATCGTCTCGAAGGCCTCGGCCGCCTGCGCGTCGCGCTCGGCCGTCGCGTAGCGGGCGCCGTCGGCCTGCGCGATCACGACGGTGAGGGAGTGGGCGACGATGTCGTGCACGTCGCGGGCGACCCGCGAGCGCTCGGCCTCGAGGTCGGCGCGGGTGAGGGCGGCGTCGCGCTCGGTGCTGACGGTCTCGACGACCTCGCCGAGGGCGCGACGCCGTGAGGCGGCGACCACCAGCTCGCCCGCCACAACCGCGATCGCCGGAGCGAGCAGGACCACGAACCCTGCCGCACCGAGTCCGTACGAGCTGACGTAGATGCCACCGGCGACAAAGATCGCCGTGAGCCCGAGCGCCGCGCTGCGGCCGACCCAGCGGACCGCGTCGGAGCCGTAGGCCACCGTGCCGAAGAGGGCGACGTAGACGGGCAGCCAATACGCCCCGTTGGGGGTTCCGCCGCTGAAGCCGAGGAGGAGAAGCATGATGAGGGGGACGACCGAGATCGCCAGCGCCTTAAACGGCGCGACCCGATGCAGCGCGATGCCGGCGCCGAGCGGCAGGAGGGCGGTCGCGATGAGGCTGGAGCTCGTGAGATCCAGTGCGGTGTAGAACGCCGCGGCGGAGA from Microcella daejeonensis includes these protein-coding regions:
- a CDS encoding sensor histidine kinase — protein: MFDRLLARLSDRGQHRLLIAEIVIGVLFSAAAFYTALDLTSSSLIATALLPLGAGIALHRVAPFKALAISVVPLIMLLLLGFSGGTPNGAYWLPVYVALFGTVAYGSDAVRWVGRSAALGLTAIFVAGGIYVSSYGLGAAGFVVLLAPAIAVVAGELVVAASRRRALGEVVETVSTERDAALTRADLEAERSRVARDVHDIVAHSLTVVIAQADGARYATAERDAQAAEAFETIARSARDALADVRVLLTELRHTQESGPQPGLADLDGLLAAMRDSGLVLETRQFGDRGRLTEARQLALYRITQEALTNALRHGDGTATLELEWGQSAVDLVVTNPARSDSPAPSGVGAGHGIDGMRERAALAGGELSIHHGGVVRLRARLPLEPAPSEAHPDDGELGGSPVLALEAGSRA